In one Nicotiana sylvestris chromosome 8, ASM39365v2, whole genome shotgun sequence genomic region, the following are encoded:
- the LOC138875824 gene encoding uncharacterized protein, translated as MPKKDAATRLTKECQKAFDKIQEYLSAPPVLVPPEPDRPLLLYLYVLDGAFDCVLGQHDKMGRKEHAIYYLREDIIKAYDGWRMFFDGAANFKGVGIGAILVSKTGQHYPVSAKIRFPCTNNMAEYEACIMGLNLAIDMNIQELLVIGDSDLLVHQVLGEWATKNTKILSYLQHVQESMKRFTKKEFKHIPRIQNEFADALATLSSMIQHLDKNFIDPIPVRIYNQPAYCAHVQKETNGNPWFHDIKEYLAKGEYSEHANHTQKCTLQRLSNHFFQSGGILYVQKCQQCQVHADMIRVPPNELNATSAPWPFAAWGMDVIGPIEPSASNEHMFILVAIDYFTKWVEAVSYKAVTKKVFANFVRDRIVC; from the exons ATGCCgaagaaagatgctgcaacaAGATTGACTAAAGAATGTCaaaaagcctttgacaaaatccAGGAGTACCTATCcgcaccaccagtcttggtcccgccagaacctgaTAGACCTCTGCTACTCTATTTGTACGTACTAGATGGAGCTTTCgattgtgttttgggacaacacgACAAGATGGGAAGAAAGGAACATGCCATATACtatttga GAGAAGATATTATCAAAGCctacgacggttggagaatgttcttcgacggtgctgcaaatttcaaaggggTAGGTATTGGGGCCATTTTGGTgtcaaaaaccggtcaacattatccagTATCCGCAAAGATCAGGtttccgtgcaccaacaatatggcagaatacgaggcttgcatcatggggctcaatttggccatcgacatgaatattcaggaattgctagtaattggtgattcagatcttctggtacatcaggttctAGGAGAGTGGGCTACCAAGAATACAAAAATATTGTCATATCTGCAACACGTACAAGAGTCgatgaagaggttcacaaagaaaGAATTTAAACATATTCcgagaatccagaatgagtttgcagatgcacttgctactttgtcttccatgatacaacatctagataagaaTTTTATCGACCCTATTCCAGTAAGGATCTACaatcaaccagcttattgtgctcatgttcaAAAGGAAACAAATGGGAATccatggtttcacgatatcaaggaatatttggcaaaaggagaatactcggagcatgcaaatcatactcagaaatgcacactccaaAGATTAtccaatcatttcttccaaaGCGGAGGAATTCT GTATGTCCAAAAGTGTCAACAATGTCaggtacatgcagatatgataagggtaccaccaaatgaactcaatgcaacaagtgcaccttggcctttcgccgcttggggaatggatgtcatcggtccgatcgagccTTCCGCTTCAAACGAGCAcatgttcattttagtggccatagactacttcacaaaatgggttgaggctgtATCTTACAAGGCTGTAACTAAGAAAGTCTTCGCCAATTTTGTtagggatcgtattgtttgctga
- the LOC138875825 gene encoding uncharacterized protein, with amino-acid sequence MKAMCEAFKIKHKNSTTYKPQMNGALEASNKNIKKILRKMVDNHKQWHEKLPFVLLGYHTTVRTSTGAIPYMLVYGTEAVIPVEVEIPSLRIIQEAELSDAERIRSHDEQLALVDEKRMNAICHGQLCKNRMSKAFNKRVKPRQFTPG; translated from the coding sequence atgaaagccatgtgtgaagccttcaaaatcaagcataagaattccacaacatacaaacctcagatgaatggagccctGGAAGCctccaacaagaacatcaagaaaattctaaggaaaatggtagacaaccacaagcaatggcacgagaaattaccatttgtCTTATTGGGATATCataccacagttcgcacatcaaccggagcaATTCCTTACATGTTGGTCTATGGTACAGAAGCCGTCATTCCCGTCGAGGtcgaaattccttccttaagaattatacaagaagctgaactcagtgatgcagaacgGATAAGAAGCCATGACGAACAACTAGCTCTTGTCGatgaaaaaagaatgaatgcgatatgtcatggtcaactttgtaaaaacagaatgtccaaagctttcaacaaaagagtcaaacccaGACAGTTCACACCAGGGTAG